In the genome of Montipora foliosa isolate CH-2021 chromosome 3, ASM3666993v2, whole genome shotgun sequence, one region contains:
- the LOC137995748 gene encoding uncharacterized protein: MDKIALSQKKTITLKRTSTQQSDSCGSESSYPSDNRLRNKKYKENEGKVQEVFKEVVKLSSAQELEMTDKMSEELDEILMKLNKLDSIETTLSNLCSKMAIVEGDISKLKADARGTDTKLQQMDEGLKWFNKEVEDIKFKMKFLEAAKEDLHMKQPYAEDYSCRGNLKFFGLAEKETQDVSEVSEAINTCELLPEFLKNGLGFEDLEKKFELQRVHRLEKPVSGKTRPIIVRILRYQDREMVLRALFHL, from the coding sequence ATGGATAAAATTGCCCTCAGCCAAAAGAAAACTATTACTCTAAAGCGCACATCAACACAACAAAGTGATTCTTGTGGTTCTGAATCAAGTTATCCATCGGATAATCGACTCCGAAACAAGAAGTACAAAGAAAACGAAGGTAAAGTCCAAGAGGTCTTCAAAGAAGTAGTTAAACTCTCATCCGCTCAAGAATTAGAAATGACCGATAAGATGTCAGAGGAGCTTGACGAAATATTAATGAAGCTAAATAAGCTAGACAGCATCGAAACTACTTTGAGTAATCTGTGTTCAAAGATGGCCATTGTGGAAGGCGACATATCGAAGTTGAAAGCTGACGCACGTGGCACTGATACTAAACTGCAGCAGATGGATGAAGGTTTAAAATGGTTTAATAAAGAAGTGGAGGACATAAAATTCAAGATGAAGTTTCTTGAAGCTGCTAAAGAAGACCTACATATGAAACAGCCTTATGCGGAAGACTACAGCTGTAGAGGGAATTTGAAATTCTTTGGTCTGGCTGAAAAAGAAACACAGGACGTCTCAGAAGTTAGTGAGGCGATAAATACATGTGAACTATTACCTGAATTTCTGAAGAATGGCCTTGGATTTGAAGATCTGgaaaagaaatttgaattgCAGAGAGTACATCGTTTGGAAAAACCCGTTTCTGGAAAAACACGACCGATTATAGTAAGAATTCTGCGTTACCAGGATCGTGAGATGGTATTGAGAGCTTTGTTTCACCTTTGA